One Camelina sativa cultivar DH55 chromosome 3, Cs, whole genome shotgun sequence genomic window carries:
- the LOC104778998 gene encoding uncharacterized protein LOC104778998, whose amino-acid sequence MEVELGRPPTIPEVFLRTHTKKDGTFVDKKAQAVHEAYKKRREAKLAAQDNDESSDGTSRRSELSHEEDDELFLQSTYINDRGTYFGVGSLGSYINGKRKYPGSSSTFTTLQQQLEDANRKIEEQAALQAKRDAKASWVAAEALRVASE is encoded by the exons atg GAAGTAGAATTGGGAAGACCGCcaactattcctgaagtttttctcaggactcataccaaaaaagatggtacttttgtggataagaaagcgcaagcagttcatgaggcatataagaaaagaagggaagctAAGTTGGCTGCTCAGGATAATGATGAGTCTTCAGATGGTACTTCACGTCGATCAGAGCTATCTcatgaggaggatgatgagctctttcttcag TCTACTTACATAAATgatagaggaacatactttggagttggaagcctaggaAGTTACATCAACGGGAAGCGGAAGTACCCTGGAAGCTCTTCTACTTTCACAACCctgcaacaacagcttgaagaCGCTAATCGTAAGATAGAGGAACAAGCAGCTCTACAAGCAAAGCGTGACGCAAAGGCTTCATGGGTTGCAGCTGAGGCTTTGCGGGTTGCATCTGAGTAA
- the LOC104778999 gene encoding serine/arginine repetitive matrix protein 1-like, whose amino-acid sequence MAGVKKRGGGRRNPSNRTSGTSQTANHRPANLPPQYTFTPANHRVPETDSQGTPVPNLQPPARPTPSYRDYPPPTNLFQHSRSFPGTSPSGEDPTRRPFPQPLASAMNPPEFSSQLRESPQPRPFPQPLASATNPPEFSSQLRESPQPSVTNHHRQSPQVSNLPRESPLPRQSHRPLSSQPGQPRAASASLHSSQAQNSHEEEADSEDDGARESNLPADVLASLHDMLVQPGREKYTTVLSLSLERGTTW is encoded by the exons ATGGCtggagtaaagaaaagaggcggaggaagaagaaacccctcTAATCGAACCTCTGGAACCTCACAAACGGCGAATCACAGACCCGCCAATCTTCCTCCCCAGTATACCTTCACGCCGGCGAACCATCGAGTCCCAGAGACTGATTCTCAGGGAACTCCTGTCCCAAACCTCCAGCCTCCAGCGAGACCTACACCTTCTTACCGAGACTATCCACCTCCGACAAATCTGTTCCAGCACTCGAGGAGCTTTCCCGGAACATCCCCTTCCGGCGAAGATCCAACCAGGCGTCCTTTTCCTCAACCTCTCGCCTCCGCGATGAATCCACCAGAATTCTCGAGTCAACTTCGAGAGTCTCCTCAACC GCGTCCTTTTCCTCAACCTCTCGCCTCCGCGACGAATCCACCAGAATTCTCGAGTCAACTTCGAGAGTCTCCTCAACCGTCAGTCACGAATCATCATCGACAGTCTCCTCAAGTCTCGAATCTACCACGAGAGTCTCCTCTACCTCGACAGTCTCATCGACCACTCTCTTCTCAACCTGGTCAACCTCGAGCAGCTTCTGCATCGCTTCACAGTTCTCAAGCGCAAAACTCacatgaggaagaagctgattCGGAGGATGACGGTGCAAGGGAATCAAATCTCCCAGCTGATGTACTCGCTTCTTTACATGACATGCTTGTCCAACCAGGCCGTGAGAAGTATACCActgtcctctctctctcattagAGCGTGGAACCACATGGTAA
- the LOC104777160 gene encoding phosphoribosylglycinamide formyltransferase, chloroplastic-like produces MESRVLFSSQLYFPPPVQNRDNSIAPSLLAPPSRNALSFSFPELTRSAMRIGKTLVKAAPIVAEVGDVSRRDGVIIIRRKKLAVFVSGGGSNFKKIHEGCSVGSVHGDVVLLVTNNKDCGGAEYARSNGIPVLVFPKGKREPSDGLSSTELVDVLREYGVDFVLLAGYLKLIPVELVQAFPKRILNIHPALLPAFGGKGLYGERVHKAVLASGARYSGPTIHFVDEEYDSGRILAQSAVRVNANDTPEELAKRVLREEHKLYVEVVAAICEERIKWREDGVPLIQSKENPDEYY; encoded by the exons ATGGAATCACGGGTATTGTTCTCGAGTCAACTCTACTTTCCGCCGCCGGTTCAGAATCGCGACAACTCGATTGCTCCTTCGTTGTTGGCGCCTCCTTCCCGGAAtgctctctccttctctttcccAGAATTAACCCGATCTGCAATGAGGATCGGAAAAACACTTGTAAAAGCTGCTCCAATCGTAGCGGAGGTTGGTGATGTTTCGAGAAGAGATGGAGTCATAATAATAAGAAGGAAGAAGCTTGCTGTGTTTGTGTCCGGAGGTGGTTCCAATTTCAAGAAGATTCATGAGGGATGCAGTGTTGGTTCTGTTCACGGggatgttgttttgttggtcaCTAACAATAAAG ATTGTGGAGGTGCTGAGTATGCAAGAAGTAATGGCATTCCTGTTTTAGTATTCCCAAAAGGGAAACGAGAACCATCTGATGGACTCTCTTCTACAGAGCTCGTTGATGTTCTTAG GGAATATGGTGTAGACTTTGTTCTTCTAGCTGGATATTTGAAACTTATACCGGTTGAGCTGGTGCAAGCTTTTCCTAAACGGATTCTAAATATCCATCCTGCGCTTCTTCCGGCTTTTGGAGGCAAAGGGCTTTATGGTGAGAGAGTTCATAAAGCTGTTCTTGCATCTGGAGCTAG GTATTCAGGTCCGACAATTCACTTTGTCGATGAAGAGTACGACTCAGGGCGTATACTTGCTCAAAGTGCAGTCCGCGTGAATGCTAATGATACACCAGAGGAATTGGCCAAAAGGGTTCTTCGTGAG GAACACAAACTCTATGTTGAGGTAGTAGCTGCAATCTGCGAAGAACGTATAAAATGGAGAGAAGATGGTGTTCCTCTCATTCAAAGCAAAGAAAACCCTGACGAGTATTATTAG